A single genomic interval of uncultured Desulfobacter sp. harbors:
- a CDS encoding penicillin-binding transpeptidase domain-containing protein: protein MDSIRTERSWRELQANYGRQKKRHSMAVRIRQIATFLCLGVAAVALLWFGVQTVSKLGERLFSQKPDKVENEPALPKLLGKSDVKALVQNIDILNSKTDIFFADGPSWTYTIHTQLDTRLQAKLIRTLNYLKTLDRGKPELIGMVAMDGSTGFIKAMAGFNPANPATNPCTSARYPAASIFKIVTASAAVEKLNYTATTPLYFNGRKYTLYKRQLTNQKTKYTNRVTLETAFSESINPVFGKLGQLALGKEVLNNFAEKFGFNQHPDTDFYFSVPHFAATENNYHLAELGCGFNRDTLISPVFAATMVSAMVNKGQILVPRLVDRISNSDENEIYKSTKEIYKTPISPQTAATMKKLMKKTISGGTARKSFRGYSRDKVLSNLLIGGKTGSLSNREHTVKYDWFTGFGQQKETKETLIVAVVVGHGKYIGTRACVHAKTMLKTYFSAPKTKKNLLTATSAVPK from the coding sequence ATGGATTCTATTAGAACAGAACGTTCCTGGCGCGAACTGCAGGCAAACTATGGCCGGCAGAAAAAAAGACACTCCATGGCTGTCCGCATACGCCAAATTGCAACGTTTCTCTGCCTTGGTGTTGCAGCCGTAGCACTGCTCTGGTTTGGGGTGCAAACGGTATCCAAGCTCGGTGAGCGGCTGTTTTCCCAAAAACCGGATAAGGTCGAAAATGAACCTGCCTTGCCCAAGCTCCTTGGCAAATCCGACGTCAAAGCCCTGGTCCAAAACATTGATATTCTCAATTCAAAAACAGACATTTTCTTTGCGGATGGGCCCTCCTGGACATATACCATCCACACCCAACTTGACACGCGCCTTCAGGCTAAACTGATCAGGACGCTAAACTATCTTAAAACCCTGGACCGGGGCAAGCCGGAACTCATCGGTATGGTGGCCATGGACGGCAGCACCGGATTCATAAAAGCAATGGCCGGATTTAATCCGGCCAATCCGGCCACCAACCCCTGTACATCGGCCCGCTATCCAGCTGCCAGTATTTTCAAAATCGTCACCGCATCTGCTGCTGTGGAAAAATTAAATTATACAGCCACCACCCCCCTTTATTTCAACGGCAGGAAATACACCCTGTACAAACGGCAATTAACAAACCAGAAAACAAAATATACCAATCGGGTTACCCTGGAGACAGCCTTTTCCGAATCCATCAACCCCGTATTCGGCAAACTCGGGCAACTTGCCCTGGGCAAAGAGGTGCTCAACAATTTTGCCGAAAAATTTGGTTTCAACCAACATCCGGATACGGATTTTTATTTTTCCGTCCCCCATTTTGCAGCAACCGAAAATAATTACCATTTAGCGGAACTTGGATGCGGATTTAACCGGGACACCCTGATTTCGCCTGTATTTGCCGCAACTATGGTTTCCGCCATGGTGAACAAGGGGCAAATCCTTGTACCCCGTCTTGTGGACCGGATATCCAATTCAGACGAAAACGAGATTTACAAAAGCACTAAAGAAATATATAAGACACCGATTAGCCCCCAAACAGCCGCCACCATGAAAAAACTCATGAAAAAAACCATATCCGGCGGCACAGCCAGAAAATCGTTCAGGGGCTATTCACGGGATAAGGTATTATCAAATCTTTTGATCGGCGGAAAAACCGGCTCCCTGTCCAACCGGGAGCATACGGTCAAATACGACTGGTTCACAGGATTTGGACAACAGAAAGAAACAAAAGAGACCTTGATTGTCGCAGTAGTAGTGGGTCACGGCAAATATATCGGGACCCGGGCATGCGTCCACGCTAAAACCATGCTAAAAACCTATTTCAGCGCCCCCAAAACCAAAAAAAATTTGCTAACGGCAACCTCAGCTGTTCCGAAATAA
- a CDS encoding SIS domain-containing protein has translation MKRQGNLSTQLFDYLKHIAKIHVDIGKPLSSVKENTLLFFPDTCCTLGCGICALVAFKGPACKSDLESLSKGIETLSKNRLGPFSEDTTPMVSKEYLGGEEFLSSLFDHAQNLKQETIFASLFYDREKTRKLSELTQDIKKILTDEVRDLKFATAGLSTPEVEIAADHIDQLKDILWCLKKEILDNIEAIEQLAPGIEKQNNPTGIALFKRINAVLNSLDRLEVRGRDSAGISVLCTLDEQEFSKYKNVLEKNGIAEGLENRSNRQILSNNTISINEVSKPGSPNRITICFVYKFAAEIGALGDNIAFIRNQIKNDDLLQTLAEFSTLASSVSAHTRWASVGDITEANCHPLDNTLTDTKISPSGIIHVCLNGDIDNYLELKTEYEARYDKIHPQITTDTKLIPLQIEHHLKMGAPIEEAFRLAVNEFEGSHAISMHTDLAPGKLFLAQKGSGQAIFVGLAPDHYIAASELYGVVEETRHYIKLNGEDKGQIVVLDQEGAGGIEGVRSFYYDYQPITLTREDVLTSQITSRDIDRQGYNHYFLKEISESPLSVEKTLENKFKQNPGSGLFNVNLNSTIIPPDLEQDLRSGKIKKIYFIGQGTAGIAAQGCADLLTHYLGGKSMDIRAQKASELSGFSIGCEGEDATTMENTLVVAISQSGTTTDTNRTVDMVRAHGARSLAIVNRRDSDLTFKVDGVLYTSSGRDIEMSVASTKAFYSQITAGAVLGLHLAALLNARSENYISDQIHALMELPEKMKAVLDMRHEIKECADNLAISKNYWATVGSGANKTSADEIRIKLSELCYKTISSDFVEDKKHIDLSSEPLIIVCAAGTRESVLGDIIKDTAIFHAHKACPIVITTQGEDRFDLYAKAVFKIPEVQEHFAPVLNTLVGHIWGYYAALAINDKSKFLYEEKLKIENSIEEFKRMGHDDYEVLLENKFTETVAGFYNQFSQKRRQGEFPGAMGLSTVSDITLLLKYLSGRLPVSDFEVDFGVKGTPANMLSTFFTTMNQAINIMARPVDAIKHQAKTVTVGTSRISESFEGIIFDALAEHNIQIPLITNTNVLVLKNLQEIISEIKGAVLYRITGLNLLGKVTADTRIDVVTKTGNLANESSRVETDHRLKGTKNIIVREGNVYIGKGRKDNRSILVIPVLSSSPTSPNIIEFLLSLNIAFKSSDDVTLLKKIKALGGKYTRLKDWILESKNVAWDDKYLNLVDIETLFGATAERAVDAIVEKLN, from the coding sequence ATGAAACGGCAAGGCAATCTTTCAACACAACTTTTTGATTATCTTAAGCATATCGCAAAGATACATGTGGACATAGGCAAACCCTTGTCCTCGGTGAAGGAGAATACCTTACTCTTTTTCCCCGACACCTGCTGCACCCTGGGGTGCGGAATCTGCGCACTTGTGGCATTTAAAGGGCCTGCCTGTAAAAGTGATCTGGAATCCCTGTCCAAGGGCATTGAAACCCTTTCAAAAAATCGTCTTGGCCCGTTTTCCGAAGACACAACCCCAATGGTTTCAAAAGAGTATCTGGGTGGCGAAGAATTTTTATCCTCCTTGTTTGACCATGCCCAGAACCTTAAGCAAGAAACGATTTTTGCATCCCTGTTTTACGATCGGGAAAAAACCCGCAAATTATCCGAACTCACTCAGGATATTAAAAAAATTCTTACGGATGAAGTCCGGGATCTCAAATTTGCCACAGCCGGCTTATCCACACCCGAGGTGGAGATTGCCGCAGATCATATTGATCAACTCAAGGATATCCTCTGGTGTCTGAAAAAAGAAATTCTTGACAATATTGAAGCCATTGAACAGCTGGCTCCGGGTATAGAAAAACAAAACAACCCGACAGGAATAGCGCTTTTTAAGCGAATCAACGCCGTACTCAACAGCCTTGATCGCCTGGAGGTCAGAGGACGGGATTCGGCAGGCATTTCAGTGCTGTGCACCCTGGATGAACAGGAATTTTCAAAGTACAAAAACGTTCTGGAAAAAAATGGGATCGCCGAAGGGTTGGAAAACAGAAGCAACCGGCAAATCCTGTCAAACAACACCATCTCCATCAATGAAGTCAGCAAGCCAGGTTCCCCAAACCGTATTACCATCTGTTTTGTATACAAATTTGCCGCAGAGATAGGTGCCCTTGGCGACAACATCGCCTTTATCAGAAATCAGATTAAAAACGACGACCTACTCCAGACACTTGCCGAATTTTCCACTTTGGCGTCATCGGTCTCGGCCCATACAAGGTGGGCATCCGTAGGTGATATCACCGAGGCCAACTGCCATCCTTTGGACAATACACTCACAGATACCAAAATATCCCCAAGCGGCATTATCCATGTCTGCCTTAACGGGGATATTGACAACTACCTGGAACTGAAAACTGAATACGAGGCCCGGTACGATAAAATTCATCCCCAGATCACCACGGACACCAAATTGATCCCGTTGCAGATTGAGCACCACCTGAAAATGGGCGCCCCCATTGAAGAGGCATTCCGCCTGGCGGTCAATGAATTTGAAGGGTCCCATGCTATTTCCATGCACACAGACCTTGCTCCGGGCAAATTGTTTCTGGCCCAGAAAGGCAGTGGGCAGGCCATTTTTGTGGGGCTTGCCCCGGACCATTACATTGCGGCATCGGAATTATACGGGGTGGTGGAAGAGACCCGCCACTACATCAAACTCAACGGCGAAGACAAGGGCCAGATCGTGGTCCTGGATCAAGAGGGTGCCGGCGGTATTGAAGGGGTGCGCTCCTTTTATTACGACTACCAGCCCATCACCCTGACCCGGGAGGATGTGCTCACCAGCCAAATCACCTCCAGGGACATTGACCGCCAGGGGTATAACCACTATTTTCTCAAGGAAATCTCCGAATCCCCTCTATCCGTTGAAAAAACACTGGAAAACAAATTCAAGCAGAATCCGGGGTCAGGACTTTTCAACGTCAATCTAAATAGTACGATTATTCCGCCGGATCTGGAACAAGATTTACGGTCCGGAAAAATAAAAAAAATATATTTTATCGGCCAGGGAACCGCCGGTATTGCAGCCCAGGGATGTGCGGATCTTCTCACCCATTACCTGGGGGGTAAATCCATGGACATTCGTGCCCAGAAAGCGTCCGAACTTTCCGGGTTCAGCATCGGCTGCGAAGGTGAAGATGCCACAACTATGGAAAACACCCTGGTTGTGGCTATCAGCCAGTCCGGTACCACCACGGACACCAACCGCACCGTAGACATGGTCCGGGCCCACGGTGCCAGAAGCCTTGCCATTGTCAACCGCAGGGATTCGGATCTGACCTTCAAGGTCGACGGGGTATTGTATACCAGTTCCGGCAGGGACATAGAAATGTCCGTGGCCTCCACCAAGGCCTTTTATTCCCAGATCACGGCCGGGGCCGTGCTCGGGCTGCACCTGGCTGCCCTGCTCAATGCCAGAAGTGAAAACTATATCAGCGATCAAATCCATGCACTGATGGAACTGCCTGAAAAAATGAAAGCGGTTCTTGACATGCGTCATGAAATCAAGGAATGCGCGGACAACCTGGCCATCTCCAAAAATTACTGGGCCACAGTGGGTTCCGGTGCCAACAAAACATCTGCCGACGAAATCAGGATTAAACTGTCGGAGCTTTGCTACAAAACCATCTCTTCGGATTTTGTTGAGGACAAAAAACACATTGATTTGTCAAGCGAACCATTGATTATTGTCTGTGCCGCCGGAACCAGGGAAAGCGTGCTTGGGGATATCATCAAGGACACAGCCATTTTCCATGCACACAAAGCCTGTCCCATTGTGATCACCACCCAGGGCGAAGACCGGTTTGATCTATATGCCAAAGCCGTTTTCAAGATACCCGAAGTCCAGGAACATTTTGCCCCGGTTCTCAATACCCTGGTGGGACATATCTGGGGGTACTATGCAGCGCTTGCCATCAATGACAAATCAAAATTTCTCTATGAGGAAAAGCTGAAAATAGAAAATAGCATTGAAGAGTTCAAGCGCATGGGGCATGATGATTACGAGGTGCTTTTAGAGAATAAATTCACGGAAACCGTGGCAGGTTTCTACAATCAGTTTTCCCAAAAAAGGCGCCAGGGTGAATTTCCCGGTGCCATGGGTCTGAGTACGGTATCCGACATCACCTTGCTGCTGAAGTACCTGTCCGGCAGGTTGCCCGTATCGGATTTTGAAGTGGATTTCGGCGTTAAAGGCACCCCGGCCAATATGCTGTCCACCTTTTTTACCACCATGAACCAGGCCATCAATATCATGGCCCGGCCCGTGGATGCCATCAAACACCAGGCCAAAACAGTTACCGTGGGTACCAGCCGAATCAGTGAAAGCTTTGAAGGCATTATATTTGATGCCCTGGCCGAACATAACATCCAGATCCCTTTGATTACCAATACCAATGTACTGGTCCTTAAAAATCTGCAGGAAATCATATCCGAAATTAAAGGCGCAGTGCTCTACCGCATCACCGGCTTAAACCTTTTAGGAAAAGTTACGGCAGACACCCGCATTGACGTGGTAACCAAAACAGGCAACCTGGCCAATGAATCCTCAAGGGTGGAAACGGATCACCGTCTCAAGGGTACCAAAAACATCATTGTCAGGGAGGGTAACGTATATATCGGTAAGGGCCGGAAAGACAACCGAAGTATTCTTGTGATCCCGGTACTCTCATCTTCGCCGACGTCGCCCAACATAATTGAATTTCTTTTGTCTTTAAACATTGCTTTTAAATCCTCAGACGACGTTACCCTGCTGAAAAAAATCAAGGCCCTGGGCGGAAAATACACCCGGCTTAAGGACTGGATTCTCGAAAGTAAAAATGTGGCATGGGATGATAAATACCTCAACCTTGTGGACATTGAGACCCTGTTCGGAGCCACGGCTGAAAGGGCTGTTGATGCGATTGTTGAAAAACTCAATTAG